In a genomic window of Meriones unguiculatus strain TT.TT164.6M chromosome 8, Bangor_MerUng_6.1, whole genome shotgun sequence:
- the Has2 gene encoding hyaluronan synthase 2: MHCERFLCVLRIIGTTLFGVSLLLGITAAYIVGYQFIQTDNYYFSFGLYGAFLASHLIIQSLFAFLEHRKMKKSLETPIKLNKTVALCIAAYQEDPDYLRKCLQSVKRLTYPGIKVVMVIDGNSEDDLYMMDIFSEVMGRDKSATYIWKNNFHEKGPGETEESHKESSQHVTQLVLSNKSICIMQKWGGKREVMYTAFRALGRSVDYVQVCDSDTMLDPASSVEMVKVLEEDPMVGGVGGDVQILNKYDSWISFLSSVRYWMAFNIERACQSYFGCVQCISGPLGMYRNSLLHEFVEDWYNQEFMGNQCSFGDDRHLTNRVLSLGYATKYTARSKCLTETPIEYLRWLNQQTRWSKSYFREWLYNAMWFHKHHLWMTYEAVITGFFPFFLIATVIQLFYRGKIWNILLFLLTVQLVGLIKSSFASCLRGNIVMVFMSLYSVLYMSSLLPAKMFAIATINKAGWGTSGRKTIVVNFIGLIPVSVWFTILLGGVIFTIYKESKKPFSESKQTVLIVGTLIYACYWVMLLTLYVVLINKCGRRKKGQQYDMVLDV, translated from the exons ATGCATTGTGAGAGGTTCTTATGCGTCCTGAGAATAATTGGAACTACACTTTTCGGAGTCTCTCTCCTCCTGGGAATCACAGCAGCTTATATTGTTGGCTACCAGTTTATCCAGACGGATAATTACTATTTCTCCTTTGGACTGTATGGTGCCTTTTTAGCATCACACCTCATCATCCaaagcctctttgcctttttggaacACCGGAAAATGAAAAAGTCCCTTGAAACCCCCATTAAATTGAACAAAACTGTAGCTCTCTGCATCGCTGCGTATCAAGAAGACCCTGACTACTTACGGAAATGTTTGCAATCTGTGAAAAGGCTGACCTAccctgggattaaagttgtgatGGTCATAGATGGGAACTCAGAGGATGACCTTTATATGATGGACATCTTCAGTGAAGTCATGGGCAGGGACAAATCGGCCACTTATATCTGGAAGAATAACTTCCATGAAAAGGGACCTGGTGAGACAGAAGAGTCCCATAAAGAGAGCTCACAACATGTAACCCAGTTGGTGTTGTCTAACAAAAGCATTTGCATCATGCAAAAATggggtggaaagagagaagtcATGTACACGGCCTTCAGAGCACTGGGGCGAAGTGTGGATTATGTACAG GTGTGTGACTCAGATACCATGCTTGACCCTGCCTCATCTGTGGAGATGGTAAAGGTCTTAGAAGAAGACCCTATGGTTGGAGGTGTCGGGGGAGATGTCCAG ATTTTAAACAAGTATGACTCCTGGATCTCCTTCCTCAGCAGTGTGAGATACTGGATGGCTTTCAATATAGAAAGGGCCTGCCAGTCTTATTTTGGGTGTGTCCAATGCATAAGTGGTCCTTTGGGCATGTACAGAAACTCCTTGCTGCATGAGTTTGTAGAAGACTGGTACAATCAGGAATTCATGGGTAACCAGTGCAGTTTCGGTGATGACAGGCATCTTACCAACCGGGTGCTAAGTCTGGGCTATGCAACGAAATACACAGCTCGGTCCAAGTGCCTTACTGAAACACCTATAGAGTATCTCAGATGGCTGAACCAGCAGACCCGCTGGAGCAAATCCTACTTCCGAGAGTGGCTGTACAACGCCATGTGGTTTCACAAGCATCACTTGTGGATGACCTATGAAGCTGTTATCACTggattctttcctttctttctcattgCCACAGTCATCCAGCTCTTCTACAGGGGTAAAATCTGGAacatcctcctcttcctgttaACTGTCCAGCTAGTGGGTCTTATAAAGTCATCTTTCGCCAGCTGCCTTAGAGGAAATATTGTCATGGTCTTCATGTCTCTCTATTCAGTGTTATACATGTCAAGTCTACTTCCTGCCAAGATGTTTGCAATTGCAACCATAAACAAAGCTGGATGGGGCACATCTGGAAGGAAGACCATTGTTGTTAATTTCATAGGACTTattccagtgtctgtgtggtttaCAATACTTCTAGGTGGTGTGATTTTCACCATTTATAAGGAATCTAAAAAGCCATTTTCTGAATCCAAACAGACTGTTCTCATTGTGGGAACCTTGATCTACGCATGCTACTGGGTCATGCTTTTGACTCTGTATGTGGTTCTCATCAATAAGTGTGG